In Phaeobacter gallaeciensis DSM 26640, a genomic segment contains:
- a CDS encoding DUF1045 domain-containing protein encodes MTFTRYAIYYVPPKQAEWSRFASSWLGWDIHEGSSSDHPTDTGLDVATITDVPRKYGLHATIKPPFRLAEGTTFDALAERFAQFTTAAKPVTLEGLSLTRLGRFLALCPTGDQLRLNRLAFGCVRDLDEFRAPATTDELEKRRAGGLSPAQEQALVTWGYPYVGDSFRFHITLSGKRPKTELPAIEAVLQDRLVPQLPKPFVIGDLALVGEDSDGRFHMVHRHALSG; translated from the coding sequence GTGACATTCACGCGATACGCGATCTATTATGTGCCGCCCAAACAGGCGGAATGGAGCCGGTTTGCATCCAGTTGGCTGGGCTGGGACATTCATGAGGGTTCTTCGTCGGACCATCCCACCGACACTGGCCTTGACGTGGCGACCATCACCGATGTGCCGCGCAAATACGGGCTGCACGCGACCATAAAACCGCCGTTCCGGCTTGCGGAGGGAACGACATTTGACGCTCTGGCCGAGCGGTTCGCGCAATTCACAACTGCGGCAAAGCCGGTGACGCTGGAAGGGCTGTCGTTGACCCGGCTTGGCCGTTTTCTTGCACTTTGCCCCACCGGGGATCAATTGAGGCTGAACCGTCTTGCATTTGGCTGCGTCCGCGATCTGGATGAATTCCGTGCGCCCGCCACCACCGATGAACTGGAAAAACGGCGCGCTGGTGGGTTGTCGCCTGCCCAGGAGCAAGCGCTGGTAACATGGGGCTACCCTTACGTGGGCGACAGTTTCCGGTTCCACATCACCTTGAGCGGCAAGCGACCTAAAACGGAGTTGCCTGCCATAGAGGCTGTTCTGCAGGATCGTTTGGTTCCCCAGCTGCCAAAACCCTTTGTCATTGGCGATCTGGCTTTGGTTGGAGAGGACAGCGACGGACGGTTTCACATGGTTCATCGTCATGCCCTTTCCGGCTGA
- the phnL gene encoding phosphonate C-P lyase system protein PhnL — protein sequence MIELQNVSKSFTLHNQGAAVIPVMEGASLKVAAGECIGLTGASGAGKSTLMRVIYGNYLAASGKVMIGGVDVARAAPRDILALRRETLGYVSQFLRVVPRVPTLDVVAEPLLAVGVDSAVARDRAATLLAGLNIPERLWELSPTTFSGGEQQRVNIARGFAHTYPAMLLDEPTASLDAQNRATVLSLIEEAKARGAAIIGIFHDEAAREQVCDRFVDVSAFTPKAAA from the coding sequence ATGATTGAACTTCAAAACGTGAGCAAGAGTTTCACCCTGCACAATCAAGGTGCTGCGGTCATCCCCGTGATGGAGGGCGCGAGCCTGAAGGTCGCGGCAGGGGAGTGTATTGGCCTTACGGGCGCGTCCGGGGCTGGAAAATCGACGCTGATGCGGGTGATTTATGGAAACTATCTCGCCGCGTCCGGCAAGGTCATGATTGGCGGTGTGGATGTCGCCAGGGCCGCACCGCGCGACATTCTGGCGCTACGACGCGAGACGCTAGGCTACGTGAGCCAGTTTCTGCGGGTGGTGCCAAGGGTGCCGACGCTGGATGTCGTGGCGGAGCCTCTTCTGGCGGTTGGGGTAGATTCAGCGGTGGCGCGCGACCGCGCCGCGACGCTGCTCGCGGGGCTGAACATTCCCGAACGCCTCTGGGAACTTAGCCCGACAACGTTTTCCGGCGGGGAACAACAGCGGGTGAATATCGCGCGGGGTTTTGCCCATACCTATCCTGCGATGTTGCTGGACGAGCCGACGGCGAGCCTTGATGCGCAAAACCGCGCCACGGTTTTAAGCCTGATAGAGGAGGCAAAGGCGCGCGGCGCGGCCATCATTGGAATTTTCCATGATGAGGCTGCGCGCGAACAGGTTTGTGATCGCTTTGTCGATGTGTCTGCCTTCACACCGAAGGCTGCCGCATGA
- a CDS encoding class I SAM-dependent methyltransferase, which translates to MSRLDSMLRRLTAQRDGLNWAAEQVRNLPGDVLDIGLGNGRTYDHLRETLPDRRVRVIDRVLQCHPSCVPPEADFLQGEARPMLGTLAQESRRIILAHYDLGFGVKEKDVAEAAALSPAIAAVMAQGGIIVSGQPLVGFDELDGPQGIPPGRYLFYRVR; encoded by the coding sequence ATGAGCCGCTTGGATTCCATGCTGCGCCGTCTGACCGCGCAGCGGGATGGGCTGAACTGGGCCGCGGAGCAGGTTCGCAACCTTCCGGGGGATGTGCTCGACATCGGTTTGGGCAACGGGCGTACCTATGATCATCTGCGCGAAACACTGCCGGACCGGCGGGTGCGCGTTATCGACCGGGTGCTGCAATGCCACCCCTCGTGCGTGCCGCCAGAGGCTGATTTCCTGCAAGGCGAGGCCCGCCCAATGCTGGGCACGCTGGCACAGGAAAGCCGCCGGATCATATTGGCCCACTACGACCTTGGTTTTGGTGTGAAAGAAAAGGACGTCGCCGAAGCCGCCGCTCTGTCCCCGGCGATTGCGGCTGTGATGGCACAGGGAGGGATCATCGTGTCTGGTCAGCCCCTCGTCGGATTTGATGAGCTGGACGGCCCGCAAGGGATACCTCCTGGGCGCTATCTTTTCTATCGGGTGAGATGA
- a CDS encoding histidine phosphatase family protein has translation MIRLALLRHGHTDWNRAGRIQGRSDIPLDDTARAELSAQTLPAPWDQASLWSSPLKRAAETAELVAGRAPKTSPALIEMNWGDWEGQHGKELKSDPASGFRDIEHWGWHYRPPGGETPQEVWERIAPWLANLTEDTVAVCHIGIMRMILARAHGWNFDGPAPFQVKRNRLFVVELDGDGTLTPTADPVRLRKRVAE, from the coding sequence ATGATCAGGCTTGCTCTCTTGCGCCACGGCCACACCGATTGGAACCGCGCTGGCCGCATACAGGGGCGCAGTGACATTCCGCTGGACGACACTGCCCGCGCCGAACTTTCCGCGCAAACCCTCCCCGCGCCTTGGGATCAGGCGTCACTCTGGTCCAGCCCCCTGAAACGCGCGGCTGAAACTGCGGAACTGGTCGCCGGACGCGCACCCAAAACCAGCCCAGCCCTAATTGAAATGAACTGGGGTGACTGGGAAGGGCAGCACGGCAAAGAGCTCAAGTCCGATCCAGCCAGCGGGTTCCGCGATATTGAGCACTGGGGGTGGCACTACCGCCCGCCCGGTGGGGAAACCCCGCAGGAGGTCTGGGAGCGGATCGCCCCTTGGCTTGCGAATCTGACGGAAGACACGGTTGCAGTCTGCCACATTGGCATCATGCGGATGATCCTCGCCCGGGCTCATGGCTGGAACTTTGACGGCCCCGCCCCGTTTCAGGTCAAGCGCAATCGATTGTTTGTGGTCGAGCTTGATGGTGATGGAACTCTCACCCCCACTGCCGACCCGGTGCGCCTCAGGAAACGGGTTGCGGAATGA
- the phnN gene encoding phosphonate metabolism protein/1,5-bisphosphokinase (PRPP-forming) PhnN, whose amino-acid sequence MSAGSVKAPVIAVVGPSGVGKDSLMEALLERVPGLVRQRRIITRAPELGGEDYEAVTEDRFATLCTEPGFALHWQAHGLSYAIPREIDDLRNRASGVLVNLSRKVLLEAEAVFGRLVVLSVTTTPEVLAERLMARGREDRAEIERRLACAATPMPAGLSQVIEIDNSGQLEEAVQAAETALMPWLQPERA is encoded by the coding sequence ATGAGTGCGGGATCAGTCAAAGCGCCGGTGATCGCCGTGGTCGGCCCGTCGGGCGTCGGCAAAGACAGCCTGATGGAGGCGCTACTTGAGCGCGTTCCGGGACTGGTAAGGCAGCGGAGGATCATCACCCGCGCGCCGGAACTCGGTGGGGAGGATTACGAGGCTGTAACTGAGGATCGGTTCGCAACGCTGTGTACCGAGCCGGGCTTTGCCCTGCATTGGCAGGCGCATGGTCTTTCCTATGCAATCCCACGCGAGATTGATGATCTGCGTAATCGGGCCTCGGGTGTTCTGGTGAACCTCTCACGCAAGGTACTCTTGGAGGCTGAGGCGGTCTTCGGCAGGTTGGTTGTTCTCTCTGTCACAACAACACCCGAGGTGCTCGCCGAACGGCTCATGGCGCGCGGGCGTGAGGATCGCGCGGAGATTGAGCGCAGGCTCGCCTGCGCGGCAACACCTATGCCTGCGGGATTGTCGCAGGTGATTGAGATCGACAACAGTGGTCAGTTGGAAGAGGCGGTCCAGGCGGCGGAAACCGCCCTGATGCCCTGGCTTCAGCCGGAAAGGGCATGA
- a CDS encoding glycosyltransferase family protein, with amino-acid sequence MTANAPSSALRGARVMLYSHDTFGLGHLRRSRALAGAITHADPTASALILTGSPVAGRFAFPSRVDHVRLPGVIKRSDGSYASRTMGMSIEETTSLRAGLIRSTALQYAPDVLIVDKEPTGFRGELLPTLDELKSNGNTQLILGLRDVLDEPDVLATEWARKDAVAATEQFYDEIWVYGIRSVYDPTAGLPLSQEAQARMHWTGYLRRDLGELGAPPEQPYVLITPGGGGDGAMMVDLVLTAYERDPDLAPRAMLVYGPFLSGDTRTEFETRVAALDGRVTAVGFESEIETLFAGAQGVVCMGGYNTFCEVLSFDKPAVIVPRTTPRLEQWIRASRAEELGLTAMLDERRDGWTPEAMIRAIRALADQPPPSAAIPDGLLDGLDYVTDRVDALLHGTNGKAAE; translated from the coding sequence ATGACAGCCAACGCCCCCTCCAGCGCCCTTCGCGGGGCGCGTGTCATGCTCTACAGCCACGATACCTTTGGGCTGGGCCATCTGAGACGATCACGGGCACTGGCAGGCGCGATCACCCATGCTGATCCGACCGCCTCAGCTCTGATCCTGACCGGTTCCCCTGTGGCAGGACGTTTCGCCTTTCCCTCCCGGGTCGACCACGTGCGACTGCCCGGCGTGATCAAACGCTCGGACGGCTCTTATGCCTCGCGCACGATGGGAATGTCGATTGAGGAGACGACATCTCTGCGCGCCGGTCTGATCCGCTCAACCGCGCTACAATATGCCCCCGATGTGCTGATCGTTGATAAAGAGCCGACTGGCTTCCGTGGCGAACTGCTGCCAACGCTGGACGAGCTTAAGTCGAATGGAAACACGCAGCTGATCCTCGGCCTGCGTGATGTTTTGGATGAGCCAGACGTTCTGGCCACTGAATGGGCGCGCAAAGACGCTGTTGCAGCCACCGAACAATTCTACGATGAGATCTGGGTCTACGGCATCCGTTCCGTCTACGATCCGACAGCCGGTCTGCCGCTTAGTCAGGAGGCGCAGGCGCGGATGCACTGGACCGGATATCTGCGTCGCGATTTGGGTGAGTTGGGCGCACCACCCGAGCAACCTTATGTTCTGATCACTCCCGGCGGTGGGGGCGACGGCGCGATGATGGTTGATCTTGTGCTGACCGCTTATGAGCGGGATCCGGACCTGGCGCCGCGCGCGATGCTGGTCTACGGCCCGTTTCTGTCCGGCGACACCAGAACCGAATTCGAGACCCGCGTTGCCGCGCTTGATGGCCGGGTTACCGCTGTGGGTTTCGAATCCGAGATCGAAACCCTCTTTGCAGGCGCTCAAGGGGTTGTCTGCATGGGCGGCTACAACACGTTTTGCGAAGTGCTGTCCTTTGACAAACCCGCCGTTATCGTCCCGCGCACCACACCGCGACTTGAGCAATGGATCCGGGCCAGCCGCGCCGAAGAACTGGGGCTGACAGCGATGCTCGACGAGCGCCGCGACGGCTGGACACCCGAGGCCATGATCCGGGCCATTCGCGCGCTTGCCGATCAGCCGCCCCCCTCTGCTGCGATCCCTGACGGCTTGCTGGACGGGCTGGACTACGTCACCGACCGTGTCGACGCGCTGCTGCATGGCACCAACGGAAAGGCTGCCGAATGA
- a CDS encoding alpha-D-ribose 1-methylphosphonate 5-triphosphate diphosphatase, whose protein sequence is MTEPLILANATLVLPGETRTGSMTLKDGLIADIADGTSVPTGAVDMEGDYVSPGLVELHTDNLERHIQPRPKVDWPHAAAIIAHDAELAGTGITTVFDAMRVGSIKAAESRYGAYARSLASEMLELRDQNVLKISHFLHLRAEVCSETLVNELNEFGDADRVGLVSLMDHTPGQRQFRDMSKLEAYVKGKHGFDDDGFKAHVAGLKRMRDTYGDLHEVEAVKAARRFGAVLASHDDTTSEQVTVSAGHGIHLAEFPTTVEAARACHDHGIKVMMGAPNLIRGGSHSGNVAAKDLAQLELLDVLSSDYVPAALLLAAAQLGEIWGDIARGLATVTSAPADAVNLADRGRIEIGKRADLIRFRMRAGVPALGAVWSRGNRVA, encoded by the coding sequence ATGACAGAACCTTTGATCCTTGCCAATGCCACGCTTGTTCTGCCGGGAGAGACCCGAACAGGTTCCATGACGCTGAAAGATGGGCTGATCGCCGATATTGCCGATGGCACTTCCGTCCCAACGGGTGCTGTGGACATGGAGGGGGATTATGTCAGCCCTGGTCTGGTGGAACTGCACACTGACAATCTGGAACGACACATCCAGCCCCGCCCCAAGGTCGACTGGCCCCACGCGGCAGCGATTATCGCCCATGATGCTGAGTTGGCAGGCACCGGTATCACCACAGTTTTCGATGCTATGCGGGTGGGTTCTATCAAGGCAGCGGAATCCCGATATGGTGCATACGCGCGCAGCCTTGCAAGCGAGATGCTTGAGTTGCGCGATCAAAACGTTTTGAAAATCAGTCATTTCCTGCATCTGCGCGCCGAAGTCTGTTCTGAGACGCTTGTTAATGAGCTGAACGAATTTGGTGATGCAGATCGTGTCGGCCTTGTCTCCTTGATGGATCATACGCCAGGGCAGAGACAGTTCCGGGACATGTCGAAACTGGAAGCCTACGTCAAAGGCAAGCACGGCTTTGACGACGATGGTTTTAAGGCGCATGTCGCCGGGTTGAAGCGCATGCGCGACACCTACGGTGATCTGCATGAGGTCGAAGCGGTGAAAGCCGCGCGCCGCTTTGGTGCGGTTCTGGCAAGTCACGATGATACAACCTCAGAGCAGGTGACGGTGTCCGCCGGCCACGGTATCCATTTGGCGGAATTTCCCACCACGGTAGAGGCCGCGCGAGCCTGTCACGACCACGGTATCAAGGTGATGATGGGGGCACCTAACCTGATCCGGGGGGGATCGCATTCCGGCAATGTCGCAGCCAAGGATCTGGCACAGCTGGAACTCCTTGATGTGCTGTCCTCGGACTATGTGCCTGCGGCCCTGTTGCTGGCGGCCGCGCAGCTTGGCGAAATCTGGGGAGATATTGCGCGTGGTCTGGCAACGGTCACTTCGGCCCCGGCGGATGCAGTCAATCTTGCAGATCGCGGGCGTATCGAAATTGGCAAGCGGGCTGATCTGATCCGCTTCCGGATGCGGGCTGGCGTTCCAGCGCTGGGTGCGGTCTGGTCGCGTGGCAATCGTGTCGCCTGA
- a CDS encoding glycosyltransferase family 4 protein codes for MGLLSGSGAMVTLASELRIYDKSGDAERQAILRAKAAHEIDRICTEIVTAPKAERPDLWLTYHNYYKAPDLIGPTVARRLSIPYVQVESTRAKKRLSGPWSEFAQAAHDAADAASVIFYLTQQDHQTLLRDRYCDQHLVHLSPFLLDHRLPEPSDRSGPMLCVGMMREGDKLASYRILADALAQVAQPWRLNIVGDGPARPEVEQVMSRFGNKVRFLGELDRDALGILYRKASIFVWPGVNEAFGMVYLEAQSHGVPVLAQDRPGLRDIVTNWDLSALTPPPDSGPEGYAQALTQVLDDPVLCDRQASRVRNRIANRHLAPAAAQRLWSTLSPLLEIPS; via the coding sequence ATGGGTTTGCTTTCTGGCTCTGGTGCGATGGTCACATTGGCCAGCGAGTTGCGGATCTACGACAAATCAGGCGATGCGGAGCGTCAGGCAATTCTGCGCGCCAAGGCAGCGCATGAAATCGACCGCATCTGCACCGAGATAGTAACCGCGCCAAAAGCGGAGCGACCGGACCTCTGGCTAACTTACCACAACTATTACAAAGCGCCCGACCTGATCGGACCAACCGTCGCCCGCCGACTTTCTATCCCCTATGTGCAAGTGGAGTCGACAAGAGCCAAGAAGCGCCTGTCGGGCCCTTGGTCCGAATTTGCCCAAGCCGCCCATGACGCGGCGGACGCAGCCTCTGTCATTTTCTATCTGACGCAGCAGGACCACCAGACATTGTTGCGGGACAGGTATTGCGATCAGCATCTGGTTCACCTGTCGCCGTTTCTGCTGGATCACCGGTTGCCGGAGCCCAGTGACCGGTCCGGCCCCATGCTCTGTGTCGGTATGATGAGGGAGGGTGACAAACTCGCGTCATACCGCATTCTCGCCGACGCGCTGGCTCAGGTGGCGCAACCATGGCGACTGAATATCGTCGGTGACGGCCCCGCCCGACCTGAAGTGGAGCAGGTCATGTCCCGCTTCGGCAACAAAGTTCGTTTTCTGGGGGAGTTGGACCGGGACGCCTTGGGCATACTCTATAGGAAAGCCTCCATCTTTGTCTGGCCTGGCGTCAATGAGGCATTCGGGATGGTTTATCTGGAGGCCCAGTCCCACGGGGTTCCGGTCTTAGCACAGGATCGCCCAGGTCTGCGTGACATTGTCACCAACTGGGATCTTTCTGCGCTCACGCCGCCACCAGACAGCGGCCCGGAAGGCTATGCACAGGCATTGACACAGGTGCTTGATGATCCGGTCCTGTGTGACCGACAGGCCAGCCGTGTCCGCAACCGGATCGCAAATCGCCACCTTGCACCGGCGGCCGCACAACGTTTGTGGTCAACACTTTCACCCTTGCTGGAGATCCCATCATGA
- a CDS encoding glycosyltransferase family protein produces the protein MKILIAVTHLLGTGHLSRALTLGRAFAAAGHRAYVVSGGGAAPHLDHSGVDLIQLPPLRSDGVAFNRLLAPTGELADDTYLNNRVEQLCDTLRDVAPDILITELFPFGRRSLKQEFLALLDKANTLPNPPVILASIRDILAPPSKPKKAEDAATILTTHYDGVLVHSDPQATRLEASWPVTAEISEKLRYTGYVAPAAPVPHPEGVGKGEILVSAGGGSVGSALYRVAVKAAKLRPALRWRILIGGNNAAEEITRLKEQHGETAAILEPARPDFRQMLQGAAASVSMCGYNTALDLLQTGVPAVIVPFDAGNEVEQSLRAASLTPLDGITSLTAADLTPEVLCAALDDVIAAPARPTDGFRFDGAARTVEIACNLEKERA, from the coding sequence ATGAAAATTCTGATTGCTGTGACACATCTGTTGGGCACAGGACATCTGTCCCGTGCTCTGACGCTGGGCCGGGCCTTCGCCGCAGCTGGGCATCGGGCCTATGTGGTATCAGGCGGCGGAGCCGCACCCCACCTTGATCACAGCGGCGTTGATCTGATCCAGCTGCCGCCACTACGCTCTGACGGCGTGGCGTTTAACAGATTGCTGGCTCCAACCGGCGAGCTGGCGGACGATACCTATCTCAACAATCGTGTTGAGCAGCTCTGCGACACACTTCGAGATGTCGCACCCGATATCCTGATCACCGAGTTGTTTCCCTTCGGTCGGCGCAGCCTGAAGCAGGAGTTTCTGGCACTTTTGGATAAGGCCAACACTCTGCCTAACCCTCCGGTCATTCTGGCATCAATACGCGACATTCTCGCGCCACCTTCAAAACCCAAGAAGGCGGAGGATGCCGCTACTATCCTAACGACACATTACGACGGCGTGCTGGTGCATTCCGACCCGCAGGCCACCCGGTTGGAGGCCTCTTGGCCGGTGACAGCCGAGATCTCGGAGAAACTTCGCTACACGGGTTACGTTGCTCCAGCTGCGCCGGTGCCGCATCCTGAGGGTGTTGGCAAAGGCGAGATCCTTGTCAGCGCTGGTGGTGGCAGCGTTGGGTCAGCGCTTTATCGGGTTGCTGTAAAAGCCGCCAAATTGCGACCGGCCCTGCGATGGCGCATCCTGATAGGCGGAAATAATGCGGCTGAAGAAATCACGCGTCTGAAAGAACAGCACGGCGAGACCGCTGCCATTCTGGAGCCAGCACGGCCAGATTTTCGCCAGATGCTGCAGGGCGCTGCCGCCTCAGTCAGCATGTGCGGCTACAACACCGCACTAGACTTACTTCAGACCGGTGTGCCTGCGGTGATTGTTCCCTTTGATGCGGGCAACGAAGTTGAGCAATCTCTGCGCGCCGCCAGCCTCACCCCACTCGATGGTATCACCTCTCTGACTGCCGCCGATTTGACACCAGAGGTGCTTTGCGCGGCACTGGATGACGTCATTGCCGCTCCTGCACGACCGACGGATGGCTTCCGGTTTGACGGCGCCGCCCGAACGGTAGAGATTGCGTGCAACTTGGAAAAGGAGCGTGCATGA
- a CDS encoding polysaccharide deacetylase family protein, translating to MTPDWTSLDRELSRWQDDGLILPIWWRDDDATAPTPQLDQLIELSERLALPAHLAIVARDATPTLATRLAQVDTLVPVVHGWAHENHASAGDKKAEFGTHRPIDDVLEDAENALNRLRDLLGDRLRPMFVPPWNRIDTDVEPWLAGLGYSALSTFTPRRRAKAAPGLWQINTHLDPIDWKGSRGLVAPTLLLSQLVTQLAARRKGQADIAEPYGILTHHLVQDDATWGFCEDVMRRLLDGPGRAWVFDERII from the coding sequence ATGACACCGGATTGGACCAGCTTGGACCGCGAGCTTTCTCGATGGCAGGACGATGGGCTGATCCTGCCAATCTGGTGGCGCGACGACGACGCAACGGCCCCCACGCCACAGCTGGACCAACTGATTGAGCTGTCAGAACGCCTGGCCCTGCCCGCCCATCTTGCGATCGTTGCGCGTGATGCGACACCAACCCTGGCGACCCGACTGGCGCAGGTGGACACCCTAGTGCCAGTCGTGCACGGCTGGGCTCATGAAAACCACGCGAGCGCCGGTGACAAGAAAGCAGAATTTGGCACCCACCGTCCGATCGACGATGTGTTGGAAGACGCTGAAAATGCTCTGAACCGGCTGCGCGACCTGTTGGGTGACCGGCTGCGACCCATGTTTGTCCCGCCCTGGAACCGGATAGATACCGACGTCGAGCCCTGGCTCGCCGGGTTGGGCTACAGCGCCCTGTCGACCTTCACCCCGCGCCGCCGGGCAAAAGCGGCACCGGGGCTCTGGCAGATCAACACCCACCTCGACCCGATTGACTGGAAGGGCTCGCGCGGGCTTGTAGCCCCAACACTGTTGCTGTCACAGCTGGTGACACAGCTCGCCGCACGTCGTAAGGGGCAAGCTGATATTGCCGAACCCTACGGCATCCTCACCCACCATCTGGTGCAGGATGATGCGACTTGGGGATTTTGCGAGGATGTGATGCGCCGCCTGCTCGATGGGCCAGGGCGGGCTTGGGTATTTGATGAAAGGATTATCTGA
- the phnK gene encoding phosphonate C-P lyase system protein PhnK, translating to MTPLLQVKNLAKMYGARVGCTDVSFDLYPGEVMGIVGESGSGKSTLLNSMAGHLTPDRGEVVFDTRADGPIDTVTMSEPARRMLGRTDWAFVHQHARDGLRMSVSAGGNIGERLMAVGDRHYGNIRARAADWLGRVEIAESRIDDRPSAFSGGMQQRLQIARNLVTGPRLVFMDEPTGGLDVSVQARLLDLLRSLVREMGLSAIIVTHDLAVVRLLADRLMVMKDGHVVETGLTDQVLDDPQHAYTQLLVSSVLQV from the coding sequence ATGACGCCGCTGTTGCAAGTAAAAAACCTGGCCAAGATGTATGGTGCGCGGGTTGGCTGCACGGATGTAAGCTTTGATCTTTATCCGGGCGAAGTCATGGGCATCGTCGGGGAAAGCGGGTCGGGAAAATCGACCCTGTTGAACAGTATGGCCGGGCATCTGACGCCAGATCGGGGTGAGGTGGTTTTCGACACCCGTGCTGACGGACCAATCGATACTGTCACCATGTCGGAACCAGCACGTCGCATGCTGGGGCGCACGGATTGGGCTTTTGTCCATCAGCATGCGCGCGATGGGTTGCGGATGTCCGTTTCGGCGGGAGGCAATATTGGCGAGCGGCTGATGGCTGTGGGGGATCGGCATTACGGCAATATCCGTGCCCGCGCTGCCGATTGGCTGGGCCGGGTCGAGATCGCCGAAAGCCGCATTGATGATCGTCCCTCCGCTTTCTCGGGTGGCATGCAGCAACGGTTGCAGATTGCCCGCAATTTGGTCACCGGACCGAGGCTTGTCTTCATGGATGAACCCACGGGGGGCTTGGATGTTTCGGTGCAGGCGCGGCTTTTGGATCTGTTGCGCAGCCTGGTGCGGGAAATGGGGCTAAGCGCCATTATCGTGACCCATGATCTCGCAGTCGTGCGGCTTCTGGCGGATCGGTTGATGGTGATGAAAGACGGCCATGTCGTCGAGACGGGGCTGACCGATCAGGTGCTGGACGATCCACAACACGCCTATACACAATTGCTGGTTTCCAGCGTTCTTCAGGTTTGA
- a CDS encoding glycosyltransferase family 4 protein, whose amino-acid sequence MTTGSTGPSRPPLAVVVKGWPRLSETFIAQELVALEAAGHQFEIWSLRHPTDVKRHPLHEKLTAAVHYLPEYLHQEPDRVWAARDQAKTMPGYQTAYRIWREDLRRDPTRNRIRRFGQACVLATEMPDAVLGLYAHFLHTPSSVARYAAIMRGLPWSFSAHAKDIWTSPDWELQEKLAAKSHGATFGATCTGFGAKHLQEMADRSDRVDLIYHGLDLSRFPSPPQRKWRAPGDPLHLMSVGRLVEKKGFDRLIGALALLPGGLDWHWTHIGGGDMRDLLQGIAEDLGVADRITWRGACDQPEVIAAMRACDLFVLPSRIARDGDRDGLPNVLMEAASQRLPILSTAVSAIPEFIESGTHGLLSEDTPEALAEAILTLSRNPEQAARMAEAALGRLRSDFGMDPGIARLSERLTLMMQNA is encoded by the coding sequence ATGACCACCGGATCAACCGGGCCATCCCGCCCGCCCCTTGCCGTTGTTGTAAAAGGCTGGCCACGTCTTTCTGAAACCTTCATTGCACAGGAGCTGGTCGCGTTGGAAGCGGCAGGTCATCAGTTCGAGATCTGGTCTCTGCGCCACCCTACAGATGTGAAACGCCACCCCCTGCACGAAAAACTGACTGCGGCGGTCCACTACCTGCCGGAATATCTCCATCAGGAACCGGATCGTGTTTGGGCTGCGCGGGATCAGGCCAAAACAATGCCTGGCTATCAGACCGCTTATCGGATTTGGCGCGAAGATCTGCGTCGCGATCCTACTCGCAACCGAATTCGCCGCTTTGGGCAGGCCTGTGTTCTGGCCACTGAGATGCCCGACGCGGTGCTCGGTCTCTACGCTCATTTTCTGCACACGCCGTCTTCTGTCGCGCGCTATGCGGCAATTATGCGCGGCCTACCGTGGAGTTTTTCGGCCCACGCCAAGGACATCTGGACCTCACCTGATTGGGAACTGCAGGAGAAACTGGCCGCCAAGAGCCATGGGGCCACCTTTGGGGCGACCTGCACCGGATTTGGCGCGAAGCATCTGCAGGAAATGGCAGACCGCAGTGACCGCGTTGATCTGATCTACCACGGGCTTGACCTGTCACGGTTCCCCTCGCCCCCACAGCGTAAATGGCGCGCACCGGGCGATCCGCTGCACCTGATGTCAGTGGGGCGGCTGGTCGAAAAGAAAGGCTTTGATCGGCTGATAGGTGCGCTGGCGCTTTTGCCCGGCGGGCTGGATTGGCACTGGACCCACATAGGTGGCGGTGACATGCGGGATTTGTTGCAGGGCATCGCCGAGGACCTGGGAGTCGCGGATCGCATCACTTGGCGCGGAGCCTGCGATCAGCCCGAGGTGATCGCCGCCATGCGCGCCTGCGATCTGTTCGTCCTGCCCAGCCGCATCGCCCGTGATGGTGATCGGGACGGTTTGCCTAATGTACTGATGGAAGCCGCCTCCCAGCGTCTGCCAATCCTGTCCACGGCAGTATCAGCTATCCCGGAGTTCATCGAAAGCGGCACCCATGGCCTGCTCAGCGAGGACACGCCTGAAGCCTTGGCTGAAGCCATCCTGACCCTCAGTCGAAACCCCGAGCAGGCGGCCCGCATGGCAGAGGCTGCCTTGGGTCGGTTGCGCAGCGATTTCGGGATGGATCCCGGCATTGCACGCCTGTCGGAACGACTGACCCTTATGATGCAAAACGCATGA